The Halobacteriovorax sp. DA5 genome includes the window TGAAGCTTCAACAGATAATAATACAAGAACTGTAGCAAGTGTAAGAAGCTACTTTAACAAGGTTCAAGGATCTCTTGGGCAAACTGGTTCTCTTGAATTCGTATTTAAAAGAGAAGCGAACTTTCTCGTAAACGAAGAGAATGTTTCTGATAAAGACGAATTTGAACTTGAGATTATTGATGCAGGTGCTGAAGATATCACTCTTGAAGATGGTGTTTTTGAAATCATCGCTCCAGTTGAATCTTTTGGTGATATTCAAAAGAAACTACAAGAAATTGGAATTACTCCAGAAGAGGCCAGACTAGAAAGAGTACCTTTAAATCATAAAGCAATTGATGATGAAGATACTTTAAAGCAATTCGAAAGGTTAATCGATCTTCTTGAGGAAGATGACGATGTTGTTACTGTTTATCACAACCTAGAAGAATCAGAGGAGTAATCCATGAAAAAAATAATTATAGCTCTAATCACTCTTCTTGCGACTGCTGGCGCCTCAGACTTTAAAGTAGAAAAAGATCTTGCAAAGAATCTATTTCTTTCACTAGAGTCAACAGTTACACCAGATTGTAGTGGAAATAAGTGCACAATTGATCTCGATCAAATCTTTTGTACTCAATTATTTAAAAAGACAAAATGTACAGTAGGTGCTTTCTCAAATGGTGACATTCTTGTTAAGACAGTAAAGGGTGACGAGGCACAAGATATCTCGGACGCTTTATACGATATTAGCGAAGCCACTTGTTCATCAGACAAAGATGCCTGTGGAATTCACTTCTACAATGTAACTTGCGAAGAAAAATCTAGGCTAGTATTTAAATCTTATAAATGTCATTTAAGTGACCTAAGAAAGTAATTATAATAAAGGGATCCTACTGGATCCCTTTTTTAATGCTAACCAAGTTTACTCATATCAATGACAAAGCGATAACGGACATCGCTTTTAAGCACCCTCTCATAGGCTTCATTAACTTGTTTAGGCTCAATCATTTCAATATCGGGGGTAATATTATGTTTCCCACAGAAGTCTAACATTTCTTGAGTTTCTTTAATTCCACCAATAACAGAACCGGCATAACTCCTTCTCTTCATAATAAGTGGGAATGGATGAATCGCTAAAGGTTCCTCCGGCACCCCCACAGAAACAAGAGTGCCATCAAGTTTTAAAAGATTAAAGTAATTACCCATATCAAGCTTATTACTAGATACTGTATTAATAATTAGATCAAACTTTTCGGCATTCTCTTCAAATACCTTCTCATCTCCAGTATAGAGAAAATTATGGGCCCCAAGCTTTGTAGCATCATCCTTCTTACTCTTAGTATGGCTGAGGACTGTAACTTCTGCTCCTTTTGCGGCAGCTATTTTTACACCCATATGCCCGAGCCCTCCAAGCCCCATTATTGCAACCTTTTTTCCAGGTCCGGCCTGCCAATGAGTTAAGGGAGAATATAACGTAATTCCGGCACACATCAGTGGGCCAGCTTTTTGTAAATCAATATTGTCAGGAATCTTTAAAACGAAGTCTTGATCAACAACGATAACATCAGAATAACCACCTTGTGTATGGCCTGTTCCATCATCTATCTCAGAGCCGTATGTTTGAGTGGCCCCCTGCTCACAATATTGCTCAAGATGATTTTCACAAGGTGAACACTTTCGACAAGAATCAACAAGGCAGCCAACACCTACGCGATCCCCTACTTTATATTTTTTAACATTAGCACCAACTTCACTCACAACCCCAGCAATCTCGTGACCAGGAACAAGAGGAAAAGGTGTATCTAATCCCCACTCATCTCTCACCATATGAATATCTGAGTGGCAGATTCCACAATACTTAATATCAATTACAACATCGTTGTTACCTGCTTCTCTTCTTTCAAAATTATATGGTTCAAGCGCTGCCTTAGGACTTTTGGCCGCAATCCCTTTTGATTTGATCATTTTAATCTCCTTGTTTTGTGTGATGGCATTTTACAAGGTAAGTGCTACCTAACAGATTAATAATTTTCTTAAATTTTATTCTTCGGATATAATTTTGATATGGCAAAACTGAATGTATCAATAGAAGGTGTTAAGTATAATCTCTTTCATGATTTATACTATCGAATGATTAGGACATCATGGACCCGATTTTTTCTATTTGTGAGTTTAATATATTTAATCATTAATTTTCTATTCGCCTTATTATACTTCTACTCTCCCGCTGAAATTTTAAATACCAATAGTAATTCCCTTTGGGATGCATTTATTTTTAGTTTTCAAACAAGTACAACAATTGGATATGGATACTATCTACCTAAAAATAACTCGTCCATTTTCTAGTAATACTTGATGCAATGACGGGGATTTTCTATGCAGCTATAATAACGGGGTTGGCATTTTCAAAATTTGCAAGGCCATCTGCTAAAATTATTTTTACAAATAATATCATTATCGCTCCATTTGATGGCGTACCGACTCTTATGTTTAGGATTGCAAATAGTAGAGATACTCATATTATTGATGCATCTGTTAAACTCGCTGCCTTGATTCCTTATATTTCAAAAGAAGGACATCATATAAGACGTACTTGTAACTTAAACTTAATGAATACAGAAAACCCTACATTTCTATTAACATGGACGGTAATGCATCCTATCGATACTGAAAGCCCACTTTATGGCCTAACAATAGAAGAGATCAAAGAGAAAAGTATTTCTTTCTCTACTTCTTTTACAGGAATTGACAAAGTTCTAACTCAAACTGTTCACACAAATCATATCTATGTTGCAAAGGATTTAGTTAAGGCAAGGAAATTTAAGGATGTCCTCAAGCATGATCAAGAGGACATCTATCAATTAAACTTGGATAATTTTCACTTAATAGAAGACTAGAACCTGATTCCTGCTCCAATATAAAAGTTAAACCCACTTTGATCAATTTGTTGTGAGACTCCACTTTCATGGGCCATAGGTGCAAGAACGTAATCTCTTTGTTCAACTCCAACTTGGACAAAGAAATTGTCCCAAAAGATCGCCTTGGCCTCTAGAGAAACTCCATATGAATAGCCTCCAATATCATTAAAGTGACTTTCATCATACTGTTTTTCGTTATAATAAGTCTTTGTATCAGACTTAACGTGGACTAATCCAGCACTAACACCAGGGCTTAATTCGAATTTGAAGCTAGGTGTATCGACTAATCGAATGGCGTATTTCATTCCAATTTGAATATCATTTAAGATCGTAACATTTTTGGCTTCATATACATCATAGCGATCTTCTTCTAAAAACCCACCTTCAGTTACACCAACGTGCCTACCAGACATATTGTAGCGTCGATATGTATCGGCCAATTCAATACTAAAGTTTCGTGTCACAAGATACTCTATCGATACCTTATGTCCTTCTTTAAATTTTAAATTTTCATCTAGAATACGATCAAATTCTTCATCATAGAAATCATATATTGAATCTCCGTCATTTGAAACATTATATGATGTATCCATCTCAGAACGGTTTATCTTTGAATATGTAATAACGAATCTTTTTCTAATTCCATCTAAAAGAGACTCTTCATCAACTTTTAGCTCCTTGATCTCAATAGGCTCAAAGATGGCCTCGTTATCACCAGTTAACTCATTTAAGTGCGCATGGTTAATATTTAAATTGTCACCAAAAACCTGAGGGACAAATAATAGTATAGATAAGAGAATTTTTTTCATTTAACGCCTTAGTTTTGTATTAATAAAATTCCGGTAAATCTAATTCTTCTTCAACATATTCATCGTAATCTTTATTACCTTTTTTTGTGTCTACCTCATATGATTTCCCAAAAAAGAACTCTTCCATATCAAATCGATATTGGTACGTAAGCATAAACTGGGTTTCATCAATATTATTTTGGCCACGTCCAAAGTTCTCATTAAATTCATTACGCTTTACCTTGAGACCAAAAGTATGCTTAGATTTTTCACTTGGCCTATATTCAATTCCAGCACCATACTCATTTTTCTCGTAAGTATAATTAAATTTCTTATCTTCAGTTTCAAAATTTCTTTCATCACCTTGTTTGTAGTAGGCATAAGCACGGGCCCTACCATCACCAATTTTGAAATGGATTTCACCAGTTGCTTCAATATCTAAATTGATCGAATCTTGATTATAGATTCTTTTATAAGAGCGGCCAAGATTTCGGCTATCTTCTTCATTAAACTGATGAATACTCCAGGTATCACTTGCTTTTGCAACTCCTGAAAGAATAATAGTGGCTTCATCATCTAAGACAAATGCTTTTCTAATTACTAAGTGCGCGTATTGTATGCTACCGTGTTGCCCGATAGAGTCATGGATCTTTTCATATTTTGCCCCAAGGGCCCTTAACGCGATCTCAACCCCACCAAATTCTTCTCTTTGATACCTTTTTTCAAATTGCATCCAGTCTAATTCAGCAAGTTCTAAATTACCGTTACTATCGGCCCTAAAAGTGAGAGTGACTGGCCCTTCATCAAGGCTTGAGTCTTTATACCAATTGCCAAGATTAGTCTTAACACCGGCCTCGGCTCCATATAAATTATTGGCCGCAAGAGTTGTCGTATTAGAACACATAAGAAGTGTACCTATAACAGATAAGTTTTTAAGAGATTTCATCATATGATTTATAAAGCAAATGAAATGCCAATAAAATACACATAAAAAGCTTATATTCGCCTAATAATTGAACAAATATTAGACGGCCGTCTGTTAATATAAACAAATATGAAGCTAAGATTACACTTTAGCATCCATAAATATGGCACCTGCTTT containing:
- a CDS encoding YebC/PmpR family DNA-binding transcriptional regulator translates to MGRKSAKIAAKKGAADKARGQVFTRALKDVFLASKSGSGDPDTNFLLKVAIDRCKKFNVPKDNIDRAIKKGQGGDGAGYVDINYEGYGPGGVAVFVEASTDNNTRTVASVRSYFNKVQGSLGQTGSLEFVFKREANFLVNEENVSDKDEFELEIIDAGAEDITLEDGVFEIIAPVESFGDIQKKLQEIGITPEEARLERVPLNHKAIDDEDTLKQFERLIDLLEEDDDVVTVYHNLEESEE
- a CDS encoding ion channel produces the protein MIRTSWTRFFLFVSLIYLIINFLFALLYFYSPAEILNTNSNSLWDAFIFSFQTSTTIGYGYYLPKNNSSIF
- a CDS encoding NAD(P)-dependent alcohol dehydrogenase, giving the protein MIKSKGIAAKSPKAALEPYNFERREAGNNDVVIDIKYCGICHSDIHMVRDEWGLDTPFPLVPGHEIAGVVSEVGANVKKYKVGDRVGVGCLVDSCRKCSPCENHLEQYCEQGATQTYGSEIDDGTGHTQGGYSDVIVVDQDFVLKIPDNIDLQKAGPLMCAGITLYSPLTHWQAGPGKKVAIMGLGGLGHMGVKIAAAKGAEVTVLSHTKSKKDDATKLGAHNFLYTGDEKVFEENAEKFDLIINTVSSNKLDMGNYFNLLKLDGTLVSVGVPEEPLAIHPFPLIMKRRSYAGSVIGGIKETQEMLDFCGKHNITPDIEMIEPKQVNEAYERVLKSDVRYRFVIDMSKLG